From Vitis vinifera cultivar Pinot Noir 40024 chromosome 14, ASM3070453v1, a single genomic window includes:
- the LOC100241202 gene encoding probable dolichyl pyrophosphate Man9GlcNAc2 alpha-1,3-glucosyltransferase isoform X1, with protein sequence MGKSTGKKVMKKEDGDDCDGWWWLVHKNIGASFLCIAVFAFLVRVAVSFHPYSGAGNPPKYGDYEAQRHWMEITLNLPAKEWYRNSTTNDLNYWGLDYPPLTAYQSYVHGLFLRIFHPESVSLFTSRGHESYFGKLLMRWTVLSSDILFLFPAVFCFVVVYYTGRGRRSDIAWLIAMILLNPCLILIDHGHFQYNCISLGLTIGAVAAILSDKELVACVLFSLALNHKQMSAYFAPAFFSHLLGKCLRRRNPILEVSKLGLVVVGTFAIVWWPYLHSMDAFLGVLSRLAPFERGLYEDYVANFWCTTSVLIKWKRLFTIKSMKLLSLWATILTCLPSMIQQIWSPSNLGFLYGLLNSSFSFYLFSFQVHEKSILLPLLPATLLALEEPFHFRWLTHYALLSMFPLMCRDKLILPYVALFALFYLLYYAPGGREDTRKMQSPSSLRSFMLSFLVLCSLFLHLVYITLHPPDKYPFLFEAVIMLLCFSQFILLTIYTNAKQWMLLKHSTLMDKDKKLV encoded by the exons ATGGGGAAGAGTACAGGAAAGAAGGTGATGAAAAAGGAGGATGGAGATGATTGTGATGGTTGGTGGTGGTTGGTTCACAAAAATATTGGAGCTTCATTCCTATGTATTGCTGTCTTTGCATTCTTGGTTCGTGTAGCTGTGTCATTTCATCCTTACTCAGGTGCTGGCAATCCTCCCAAGTATGGGGACTATGAGGCTCAAAGGCATTGGATGGAGATCACTCTTAATCTTCCAGCTAAGGAATGGTATCGCAATAGCACTACCAATGATCTTAACTATTGGGGTCTTGATTACCCTCCTCTCACAGCATACCAAAGTTATGTTCACGGTCTTTTCCTCAGAATCTTCCATCCTGAATCAGTTTCCCTCTTCACTTCCCGGGGTCATGAATCCTATTTTGG AAAACTTCTCATGAGGTGGACAGTTTTATCCTCAGATATCCTATTTCTTTTTCCAGCAGTTTTCTGTTTTGTGGTTGTATACTATACTGGTCGTGGTCGTAGAAGTGATATAGCATGGCTTATTGCAATGATTTTACTTAATCCATGCCTGATCCTAATTGATCATGGTCATTTTCAG TACAATTGTATTAGCTTGGGTCTTACTATTGGAGCTGTTGCTGCTATCCTTTCCGACAAAGAGCTTGTAGCTTGTGTTCTATTCAGTCTTGCTCTAAACCATAAGCAG ATGAGTGCATATTTTGCACCTGCTTTTTTCAGTCATCTCTTGGGTAAATGCCTAAGGCGTCGGAATCCTATTCTTGAGGTGTCAAAACTGGGCTTGGTGGTGGTTGGAACATTTGCCATTGTTTGGTGGCCATATCTCCATTCAATGGACGCCTTCTTAGGG GTTCTTTCTCGTCTTGCTCCCTTTGAAAGAGGGTTATATGAGGATTATGTGGCTAACTTTTGGTGCACCACTTCAGTCCTCATAAAGTGGAAGAGGTTGTTCACAATAAAATCAATGAAGCTTCTTAGTTTATGGGCAACCATTTTAACTTGTCTGCCATCAATGATTCAGCAAATATGGTCTCCAAGCAACCTAGGTTTCCTATATGGCCTGCTAAACAGTTCTTTCTCATTCTATTTATTCTCATTCCAAG TACATGAGAAGTCGATTCTGCTGCCACTTTTGCCTGCAACCCTTTTAGCTCTGGAAGAGCCTTTTCATTTCAGGTGGCTAACTCATTATGCATTACTCTCTATGTTCCCTCTTATGTGTCGTGATAAACTGATCCTACCATATGTGGCTCTATTTGCTCTGTTCTACCTCCTTTATTATGCACCTGGTGGAAGAGAAGATACAAGGAAGATGCAATCCCCCTCCTCTCTGAGATCATTCATGCtatcttttcttgttttgtgctctctctttcttcatttggtttacATAACCTTGCATCCCCCTGACAAGTATCCTTTCCTCTTTGAAGCAGTAATTATGCTTCTCTGCTTCTCTCAGTTCATATTGCTAACCATTTACACCAATGCAAAGCAGTGGATGTTGTTGAAACACTCTACCTTGATGGATAAAGATAAGAAGCTAGTTTGA
- the LOC100266928 gene encoding 3-ketoacyl-CoA synthase 6: protein MPNFSTSVKLKYVKLGYQYLVNHILTFLLIPIMVGVVIELLSLGPDQIYEIWNSLHFNLLQVLCSSFFIIFIATVYFMSKPRSIYLVDYACFKPPVTCRVPFATFMEHSRLINSDNPKSVEFQMRILERSGLGEETCLPAANHYIPPKPTMEASRGEAELVIFSAIDDLLKKTGIKTKDIDILIVNCSLFSPTPSLSAMVINKYKLRSNIRSFNLSGMGCSAGLISIDLARDLLQVHPNSYALVISTEIITPNYYSGNQRAMLLPNCLFRMGAAAILLSNRRRERRRAKYRLVHLVRTHKGADDKAYRCVYEEEDPQGKVGISLSKDLMVIAGEALKSNITTIGPLVLPASEQLLFLFTLIGRKIFNPKWKPYIPDFKEAFEHFCIHAGGRAVIDELQKNLQLSSEHVEASRMTLHRFGNTSSSSLWYEMSYIEAKGRMKKGNRVWQIAFGSGFKCNSAVWKCNRTITTPTDGPWADCIDRYPVYIPEIVKL from the coding sequence ATGCCTAATTTCTCTACTTCTGTGAAGCTCAAGTATGTGAAACTTGGGTACCAGTACCTTGTCAATCACATTCTCACTTTCTTGCTCATCCCGATTATGGTAGGTGTTGTGATTGAGCTTCTTAGTCTGGGTCCTGATCAAATCTATGAGATATGGAACTCTCTTCACTTTAATCTTCTGCAAGTCCTGTGCTCCTccttcttcatcatcttcattgCCACTGTCTACTTTATGTCCAAGCCTCGCTCCATCTACCTGGTCGACTATGCCTGCTTCAAACCCCCTGTCACCTGCCGTGTTCCCTTTGCTACCTTCATGGAGCACTCCAGGCTCATCAACAGCGACAACCCCAAGAGCGTTGAGTTCCAAATGCGAATTCTTGAGAGGTCTGGCCTTGGCGAAGAGACCTGTTTGCCTGCTGCCAATCACTATATTCCTCCCAAACCCACCATGGAAGCTTCAAGGGGTGAAGCTGAGCTTGTCATCTTCTCTGCTATCGACGATCTCTTGAAAAAAACTGGGATTAAGACCAAGGACATCGATATTCTCATTGTCAACTGCAGTCTCTTTTCCCCCACCCCTTCCCTTTCCGCCATGGTGATTAACAAGTACAAGCTCAGGAGTAATATAAGGAGCTTCAATCTTTCTGGCATGGGGTGCAGTGCTGGCCTTATATCAATTGATTTGGCCCGGGACCTCCTTCAAGTTCATCCCAATTCCTACGCTCTGGTGATCAGCACTGAGATCATCACTCCTAATTACTATAGCGGAAACCAGAGAGCAATGCTTCTTCCAAATTGTTTGTTCCGAATGGGCGCCGCAGCAATCCTTCTGTCCAACAGGAGACGAGAGAGGAGACGCGCCAAGTACCGTCTAGTCCACCTGGTCAGAACCCACAAGGGAGCTGACGACAAGGCCTACCGATGCGTCTACGAAGAAGAAGACCCACAAGGGAAAGTGGGTATCTCCCTCTCCAAAGACCTGATGGTGATCGCAGGAGAGGCcctgaaatcaaatataaccacAATTGGACCTCTTGTTCTGCCTGCCTCCGAGCAGCTCCTCTTCCTCTTCACACTCATCGGCCGGAAAATCTTTAACCCTAAGTGGAAGCCCTACATTCCCGACTTCAAGGAGGCTTTTGAGCATTTCTGCATCCACGCAGGGGGCCGGGCGGTGATCGATGAGCTGCAGAAGAACCTGCAGTTGTCGTCGGAGCACGTTGAGGCCTCCAGGATGACACTGCACCGCTTCGGCAACACATCGTCCTCCTCACTCTGGTATGAGATGAGCTACATTGAGGCCAAAGGGAGGATGAAGAAGGGCAACAGGGTTTGGCAGATAGCATTCGGGAGCGGATTCAAGTGTAACAGCGCAGTCTGGAAGTGCAACCGCACCATTACAACACCGACCGATGGGCCGTGGGCTGACTGCATTGATAGGTACCCGGTGTACATTCCAGAGATTGTCAAGCTCTGA
- the LOC100241202 gene encoding probable dolichyl pyrophosphate Man9GlcNAc2 alpha-1,3-glucosyltransferase isoform X2, whose amino-acid sequence MGKSTGKKVMKKEDGDDCDGWWWLVHKNIGASFLCIAVFAFLVRVAVSFHPYSGAGNPPKYGDYEAQRHWMEITLNLPAKEWYRNSTTNDLNYWGLDYPPLTAYQSYVHGLFLRIFHPESVSLFTSRGHESYFGKLLMRWTVLSSDILFLFPAVFCFVVVYYTGRGRRSDIAWLIAMILLNPCLILIDHGHFQYNCISLGLTIGAVAAILSDKELVACVLFSLALNHKQMSAYFAPAFFSHLLGKCLRRRNPILEVSKLGLVVVGTFAIVWWPYLHSMDAFLGVLSRLAPFERGLYEDYVANFWCTTSVLIKWKRLFTIKSMKLLSLWATILTCLPSMIQQIWSPSNLGFLYGLLNSSFSFYLFSFQVHEKSILLPLLPATLLALEEPFHFRLGHPKWVVRVTLLKDGFWEPPTLN is encoded by the exons ATGGGGAAGAGTACAGGAAAGAAGGTGATGAAAAAGGAGGATGGAGATGATTGTGATGGTTGGTGGTGGTTGGTTCACAAAAATATTGGAGCTTCATTCCTATGTATTGCTGTCTTTGCATTCTTGGTTCGTGTAGCTGTGTCATTTCATCCTTACTCAGGTGCTGGCAATCCTCCCAAGTATGGGGACTATGAGGCTCAAAGGCATTGGATGGAGATCACTCTTAATCTTCCAGCTAAGGAATGGTATCGCAATAGCACTACCAATGATCTTAACTATTGGGGTCTTGATTACCCTCCTCTCACAGCATACCAAAGTTATGTTCACGGTCTTTTCCTCAGAATCTTCCATCCTGAATCAGTTTCCCTCTTCACTTCCCGGGGTCATGAATCCTATTTTGG AAAACTTCTCATGAGGTGGACAGTTTTATCCTCAGATATCCTATTTCTTTTTCCAGCAGTTTTCTGTTTTGTGGTTGTATACTATACTGGTCGTGGTCGTAGAAGTGATATAGCATGGCTTATTGCAATGATTTTACTTAATCCATGCCTGATCCTAATTGATCATGGTCATTTTCAG TACAATTGTATTAGCTTGGGTCTTACTATTGGAGCTGTTGCTGCTATCCTTTCCGACAAAGAGCTTGTAGCTTGTGTTCTATTCAGTCTTGCTCTAAACCATAAGCAG ATGAGTGCATATTTTGCACCTGCTTTTTTCAGTCATCTCTTGGGTAAATGCCTAAGGCGTCGGAATCCTATTCTTGAGGTGTCAAAACTGGGCTTGGTGGTGGTTGGAACATTTGCCATTGTTTGGTGGCCATATCTCCATTCAATGGACGCCTTCTTAGGG GTTCTTTCTCGTCTTGCTCCCTTTGAAAGAGGGTTATATGAGGATTATGTGGCTAACTTTTGGTGCACCACTTCAGTCCTCATAAAGTGGAAGAGGTTGTTCACAATAAAATCAATGAAGCTTCTTAGTTTATGGGCAACCATTTTAACTTGTCTGCCATCAATGATTCAGCAAATATGGTCTCCAAGCAACCTAGGTTTCCTATATGGCCTGCTAAACAGTTCTTTCTCATTCTATTTATTCTCATTCCAAG TACATGAGAAGTCGATTCTGCTGCCACTTTTGCCTGCAACCCTTTTAGCTCTGGAAGAGCCTTTTCATTTCAG GTTAGGCCATCCAAAATGGGTGGTCAGGGTCACTTTGCTGAAGGATGGTTTCTGGGAGCCACCAACCTTGAATTGA